Proteins from a single region of Acidovorax sp. NCPPB 3576:
- a CDS encoding malto-oligosyltrehalose synthase: MVRPLVFSGAQSMTDPTLDQALRHRADLAGIALNYTSFWGEHRDVTAAVIERALAAMGNHADTTAVPSTVLVSHGSAASVPLDDTGPWSLFSAETDERLLVCEGQGAIAHLPDSLAMGYYALSAPGASAERLVIVAPEHCWSPEPLRQGERWWGLSAQLYALRSERNWGIGDFTDLADLVSIAAGQGAAFVGLSPLHALRADQPEAASPYSPSSRLALNTLFIDVAAVPEFMRSPAAQALFSDAAFQQHLGVLRASGEVRYAEVAAAKQEMLSLLWDEFVRSESNAASPRAKAFQEFMQSHADILGQHALYEAIQYHLNAIDRGVWGWPAWPEAMRDPQGAEVKAFAQEHVDQVRYRFWLQWLAHEQLERVSQRARAMMPLGLYCDLAVGANDAGSETWTHQGLYARGMNVGAPPDPLNHQGQDWGLPPMNPCALAAAHFSPMRRLLSSVMRPAGALRMDHVMALMRLFWTSPDGGAYVYYPLDALMAIMAIESHRHQCLVIGEDLGNVAPQMREAMAQKTLLSYRPLIFERTDGGAFRSPAQWPHQALAVVSTHDLPTLRGFWAAEDIEVQSRLGWLSAPDAHARALMDRAQDRVRLLIALSEEGLLPPGATADPQSVPEANANFVAAVHRYLARTPCWLAAVQLEDVTGQLEQVNVPGSTEAMQPNWRRRLSVPLEKLATHPCFSEIAAAMRAERGGAALPFSEALPPLDTADIPLATYRVQFHEGNTFEQVTRAVPYLHALGISHLYSSPYLKAAPGSTHGYNVVDPTRLNPEVGSEATHTALCEALQAHGLSQILDIVPNHMGVLDSNNPWWQDVLEHGRASAYAGTFDIEWEPTAPEMHGRVLLPMLGGHYGRVLESGELQVAFNLDGGRFSVRYWDHELPIDPQHYARIFSAVPAPVAGGESHGDSLAQMQSLVDAFGNLPSRNTGDENERAMRQRDAPLHQRRLAELAVEHAWVRQWIEALLTQWNGHKDTPESFDALDQLLRDQAYRLADWRVAGDDINYRRFFDVNSLAAVRMEDPAVFEATHACIFRWLAEGKISGLRIDHPDGLADPAQYFDRLQRRYASLARAAGREPRALYLIVEKILADHEPIPQDWPVHGATGYRFSSLVNGLFVEPASQAAFDDAYSAFTGDRKEFEEAVHECKKHIIETSLFSDLGWLADTLYRISRTDRKTCDFTRNQLCIALTEVAAVFPVYRTYVAPDGTGLSDTDRQHIEWAIAAARRRMGTAEGGVLAYLQGVFVGTEAQHMPALRGAFLRRWQQFTAPVMAKSVEDTAFYRYVRLVSLNDVGSEPRRFGLSGAAFHQANLQRSRRLPHGLLATSTHDSKRSEDLRARLNVLSEIPALWEDTAIQLRELGTRFTTEIDGAAVPSPHDLWALYQALVGIWPADGADADERISLRDRAKQYMVKAMREAKQATNWLFPNEAYEGAVDRYIDGALSTERFVRELEKFVQSIAPYGFRNSLCQLALKLTVPGVPDIYQGCEQWNFSLVDPDNRRPVDFTELERTLETVRSHYAGGYPTAQAWQEMLGASPAPQVKQLVTWRLLQLRQKMPELFLNATYLPLALEGPSAEHAVAFARIRDGKAIVVVCSRLLYGLTAMGWRGTRVAFGTAHPALDKIPSWKNWMTGATLVADQGEGIDIEMLMGEMQQEAGNLPFVVLVPEDVE; encoded by the coding sequence GTGGTCCGCCCGCTGGTGTTTTCTGGAGCCCAAAGCATGACGGACCCTACTCTTGACCAAGCATTGCGCCATCGCGCCGACTTGGCCGGCATTGCACTGAACTACACCAGCTTCTGGGGCGAGCACCGAGACGTGACAGCCGCCGTCATCGAGCGGGCACTGGCAGCCATGGGCAACCATGCGGACACCACCGCCGTGCCCTCCACCGTGCTGGTGTCGCACGGCAGCGCAGCCAGCGTGCCGCTCGACGACACCGGCCCCTGGAGCCTTTTCAGCGCCGAGACGGATGAGCGCTTGCTTGTGTGCGAAGGCCAGGGTGCCATCGCACACCTTCCGGATTCGCTGGCGATGGGGTACTACGCGCTCAGTGCACCCGGGGCGTCGGCCGAGCGGCTGGTCATCGTGGCACCGGAACATTGCTGGTCTCCGGAACCCCTGCGCCAAGGCGAGCGCTGGTGGGGCTTGAGCGCCCAGTTGTACGCCCTGCGATCGGAGCGCAATTGGGGCATTGGTGATTTCACCGACCTGGCGGACCTCGTGTCCATTGCTGCAGGACAAGGGGCAGCCTTTGTCGGGCTGAGTCCTTTACACGCCCTGCGCGCAGACCAACCGGAGGCTGCAAGCCCTTACAGCCCCTCGAGCCGGCTGGCGTTGAACACGCTTTTCATCGACGTGGCGGCCGTGCCTGAATTCATGCGCAGTCCGGCTGCTCAGGCTCTTTTCTCGGATGCCGCTTTTCAGCAGCATCTGGGCGTGTTGCGGGCCTCGGGCGAGGTGCGCTATGCCGAAGTGGCAGCGGCCAAGCAGGAAATGCTGTCGCTGCTGTGGGATGAGTTCGTACGCAGCGAGTCGAACGCCGCGTCGCCGCGTGCAAAGGCATTCCAAGAGTTCATGCAAAGCCATGCCGACATCCTCGGGCAGCATGCGCTGTATGAGGCCATCCAATACCATTTGAACGCCATCGACCGCGGCGTCTGGGGATGGCCTGCATGGCCCGAAGCGATGCGCGATCCGCAGGGTGCCGAAGTGAAGGCATTCGCGCAGGAGCATGTGGATCAGGTGCGGTACCGCTTCTGGCTGCAATGGCTGGCACATGAACAGCTGGAACGGGTCAGCCAGCGGGCTCGCGCGATGATGCCCCTGGGCCTGTATTGCGACTTGGCGGTCGGAGCGAACGACGCGGGGTCGGAGACCTGGACCCACCAAGGCCTGTACGCGCGTGGCATGAACGTGGGCGCCCCGCCGGATCCACTCAACCACCAGGGCCAGGATTGGGGACTCCCCCCGATGAATCCCTGTGCCTTGGCAGCTGCGCATTTCAGTCCCATGCGCCGTTTGCTGAGCAGCGTGATGCGCCCGGCCGGCGCGCTGCGAATGGACCATGTCATGGCGCTCATGCGCCTGTTCTGGACCAGCCCGGATGGTGGTGCCTATGTTTATTACCCCCTGGACGCATTGATGGCCATCATGGCCATCGAAAGCCATCGCCACCAGTGCCTGGTCATTGGTGAAGACCTGGGCAACGTGGCGCCGCAGATGCGTGAAGCCATGGCGCAGAAGACGCTGCTCTCGTATCGTCCATTGATTTTCGAACGCACCGATGGCGGCGCGTTCCGTTCGCCGGCCCAGTGGCCCCACCAGGCCCTGGCGGTGGTCAGCACGCATGACCTGCCCACGCTGCGCGGGTTCTGGGCGGCCGAGGACATCGAGGTGCAGTCGCGTTTGGGCTGGCTCTCTGCCCCGGATGCGCATGCGCGCGCATTGATGGACCGCGCCCAGGACCGCGTGAGGTTGCTCATCGCACTCAGTGAAGAAGGGCTTCTTCCCCCCGGCGCCACGGCAGATCCGCAGTCGGTGCCGGAAGCCAATGCGAACTTCGTGGCCGCAGTGCACCGTTATCTCGCCCGCACTCCGTGCTGGCTGGCGGCCGTCCAACTGGAAGACGTGACAGGCCAGCTCGAGCAGGTCAATGTGCCAGGCTCCACCGAGGCCATGCAACCCAACTGGCGCCGCCGCCTCAGTGTGCCGCTGGAAAAATTGGCCACCCATCCCTGCTTTTCGGAGATCGCGGCGGCCATGCGTGCCGAACGCGGTGGCGCCGCCCTGCCCTTCAGCGAAGCGCTGCCACCACTGGACACCGCCGACATTCCCTTGGCGACCTACCGGGTCCAGTTCCACGAGGGCAACACCTTCGAGCAGGTCACTCGGGCCGTGCCCTACCTTCATGCATTGGGTATCAGCCACCTCTACAGTTCGCCCTACCTGAAGGCGGCGCCTGGAAGCACGCACGGCTACAACGTGGTGGACCCAACCCGGCTGAATCCCGAAGTGGGGTCGGAGGCCACCCACACCGCTTTGTGCGAAGCGCTGCAGGCGCACGGGCTCAGCCAAATCCTCGACATCGTGCCCAACCACATGGGGGTGCTGGATTCCAACAACCCATGGTGGCAGGACGTGCTCGAACACGGACGGGCATCGGCTTATGCCGGCACCTTCGATATCGAATGGGAGCCCACCGCGCCAGAGATGCATGGCCGCGTGTTGCTGCCCATGCTGGGCGGCCATTACGGCCGGGTTCTCGAGTCCGGCGAACTCCAGGTGGCGTTCAACTTGGACGGCGGCCGGTTCAGTGTGCGCTACTGGGACCACGAACTTCCCATCGACCCACAGCATTACGCACGCATCTTTTCAGCCGTGCCGGCCCCAGTAGCGGGTGGCGAAAGCCATGGCGATAGCCTGGCACAAATGCAGTCGCTGGTGGATGCGTTCGGCAACCTGCCTTCCCGCAACACCGGTGACGAGAACGAACGGGCCATGCGCCAAAGAGACGCGCCGCTGCATCAGCGCCGGCTTGCCGAACTGGCGGTCGAGCATGCCTGGGTGCGCCAATGGATCGAAGCGCTGCTGACACAGTGGAACGGCCACAAGGACACCCCGGAAAGTTTCGATGCGCTGGACCAATTGCTGCGCGATCAAGCCTATCGGCTGGCAGACTGGCGCGTGGCGGGCGACGACATCAACTACCGCAGATTTTTCGACGTCAACTCGCTGGCCGCCGTTCGGATGGAAGACCCCGCCGTGTTTGAGGCAACGCATGCCTGCATTTTCCGCTGGCTGGCAGAGGGCAAAATCTCCGGTCTGCGCATTGACCATCCTGACGGTCTTGCAGACCCTGCACAATACTTCGACCGGCTGCAGAGGCGCTATGCGTCGCTGGCGCGCGCCGCGGGCCGGGAGCCCCGTGCGCTTTATCTCATCGTGGAAAAGATCCTCGCAGACCATGAGCCGATACCGCAGGATTGGCCGGTGCACGGAGCCACCGGCTACCGATTCAGCAGCTTGGTCAATGGCCTCTTCGTGGAGCCGGCATCCCAAGCCGCCTTCGACGATGCGTACTCTGCCTTCACGGGCGATCGGAAAGAGTTCGAAGAGGCGGTGCACGAATGCAAGAAGCACATCATCGAAACCTCGCTGTTCAGCGACCTGGGATGGTTGGCCGACACGCTGTACCGCATCAGCCGTACCGATCGCAAAACCTGCGATTTCACGCGCAACCAACTGTGCATCGCGCTGACGGAAGTGGCCGCGGTCTTTCCCGTCTATCGCACCTACGTGGCACCTGACGGCACCGGGTTGTCCGATACGGACCGGCAACACATCGAATGGGCGATTGCGGCAGCGCGTCGCCGCATGGGCACTGCTGAGGGCGGTGTGCTCGCGTATCTTCAGGGTGTTTTCGTCGGCACCGAAGCCCAGCACATGCCCGCGCTGCGCGGCGCTTTCCTGCGCCGCTGGCAGCAGTTCACTGCGCCGGTAATGGCCAAGTCCGTCGAAGACACGGCGTTCTACCGCTACGTGCGTCTGGTGTCGCTCAACGATGTGGGCTCGGAGCCGCGCCGCTTCGGACTTTCTGGCGCCGCATTCCATCAAGCCAACCTGCAACGCTCGCGGCGGCTACCGCATGGCCTGCTGGCCACCTCCACCCATGACAGCAAGCGGTCGGAAGATTTGCGCGCCCGTCTGAATGTGCTGTCCGAGATACCGGCCTTGTGGGAAGACACCGCCATTCAGCTGCGTGAACTCGGGACGCGGTTCACGACGGAAATCGATGGCGCCGCGGTGCCCAGTCCCCATGACCTTTGGGCGCTATATCAGGCACTGGTCGGAATCTGGCCGGCCGATGGGGCCGATGCGGATGAGCGCATCAGTTTGCGCGACCGCGCCAAGCAATACATGGTGAAAGCCATGCGCGAGGCCAAGCAGGCGACCAATTGGCTCTTTCCCAACGAGGCTTACGAAGGGGCTGTCGACCGCTACATCGACGGGGCCCTGTCTACCGAGCGCTTCGTGCGCGAACTGGAGAAATTCGTCCAGTCCATTGCGCCCTACGGCTTTCGCAATAGCTTGTGCCAACTCGCTCTGAAACTGACCGTTCCCGGCGTGCCCGACATCTATCAAGGATGCGAACAATGGAACTTCAGCTTGGTGGACCCGGACAACCGCAGGCCGGTCGATTTCACGGAACTGGAGCGCACCTTGGAAACCGTGCGCTCGCACTACGCGGGCGGATATCCCACCGCGCAGGCTTGGCAGGAGATGCTGGGCGCATCGCCCGCACCGCAAGTCAAACAGTTGGTGACATGGCGTCTGCTGCAGTTGCGGCAGAAAATGCCGGAATTGTTCCTGAACGCCACCTACCTGCCCTTGGCCCTTGAAGGACCCAGCGCTGAGCACGCGGTCGCCTTTGCACGCATCAGGGATGGCAAAGCCATCGTGGTGGTCTGCTCGCGGTTGTTGTACGGGTTGACTGCGATGGGTTGGCGCGGCACGCGCGTCGCTTTTGGCACGGCACACCCGGCTCTCGACAAAATTCCGAGCTGGAAGAACTGGATGACGGGAGCCACTTTGGTGGCGGACCAAGGTGAAGGCATCGATATTGAAATGCTGATGGGCGAAATGCAGCAGGAGGCAGGCAACCTGCCGTTCGTGGTACTGGTGCCCGAGGACGTCGAATGA
- the glgA gene encoding glycogen synthase GlgA, translating to MKVLFVTPECAPMVKTGGLGDVSAALPRALAALGHDVALLMPAYGDMVISGQIVGLFAVAPHGAWPAAQLLKLRQEDGFILYLLSCPQLYARAGTPYGASNGQDHDDNALRFGLLSRVAAMMGTQATPCGWQADIVHANDWPTGLAPFYLAQARSAAGAAPVARSLITVHNLAFQGIFPMHACDVLDIPTEDRGMEGVEFWGGISMLKAGLNFADAITTVSPTYAREIQGAELGFGLDGVLRGRASVLRGILNGIDTVVWNPADDPLIAAPYSVDSPSGKALNKTALRQRCGLDAAENRMLFGLVGRLTHQKGVDLVAQGAERLVEQGAQLVVLGNGDAAMQARFTDLSARYPEHISVTLGFDESLAHQIEAGADCFLMPSRFEPCGLNQMYSQIYGTPPIVTHTGGLADSVVDADSPQPGGTGFVMQAPTQEMFDHAVQRALAAWKSPVAWESLQRAGMRQTFGWDASAMAYSDLYGELLAN from the coding sequence ATGAAAGTCTTGTTCGTCACGCCTGAATGCGCGCCGATGGTAAAAACCGGTGGCCTGGGCGATGTCAGTGCGGCGCTTCCACGTGCGCTGGCTGCCCTGGGACACGATGTCGCCTTGCTCATGCCGGCCTACGGCGACATGGTCATTTCCGGCCAGATCGTGGGTTTGTTTGCCGTTGCACCGCACGGCGCCTGGCCTGCAGCGCAGTTGCTGAAACTGCGCCAGGAAGATGGCTTCATCCTTTATCTCCTTTCGTGTCCCCAGCTCTATGCGCGCGCTGGTACGCCTTACGGTGCCTCCAACGGCCAGGACCATGATGACAACGCGCTGCGTTTCGGCCTGCTGAGCCGCGTGGCCGCGATGATGGGGACACAGGCAACGCCTTGCGGATGGCAAGCCGATATCGTGCATGCCAACGATTGGCCCACAGGCCTGGCACCGTTCTATCTGGCCCAAGCGCGCTCCGCCGCAGGGGCGGCGCCGGTGGCCCGTAGCCTCATCACCGTGCACAACCTCGCGTTTCAGGGCATCTTTCCGATGCACGCCTGTGATGTGCTGGATATTCCAACCGAGGACCGCGGGATGGAAGGCGTAGAGTTCTGGGGCGGGATATCGATGCTCAAGGCCGGCCTGAACTTTGCCGATGCCATCACCACCGTCAGTCCAACCTACGCGCGCGAAATCCAGGGCGCTGAACTGGGGTTCGGTTTGGATGGGGTCTTGCGGGGGCGTGCCAGTGTGCTGCGCGGCATACTCAACGGGATCGATACGGTCGTCTGGAACCCGGCGGACGATCCGCTGATCGCTGCGCCCTACAGCGTGGACAGCCCATCCGGCAAAGCGCTGAATAAAACCGCTTTGCGCCAGCGCTGTGGCTTGGATGCTGCGGAAAACCGCATGCTGTTCGGTTTGGTGGGGCGGCTTACCCATCAGAAAGGCGTTGATCTGGTAGCGCAAGGAGCCGAGCGTTTGGTAGAGCAAGGTGCACAACTCGTCGTTTTAGGCAATGGCGATGCCGCCATGCAAGCCCGTTTCACCGATTTGTCAGCACGCTACCCAGAGCACATCAGCGTGACGCTGGGGTTTGACGAATCGCTGGCCCATCAGATCGAAGCCGGCGCAGACTGCTTCCTCATGCCTTCACGATTCGAGCCCTGTGGTTTGAACCAGATGTACAGCCAGATCTACGGAACCCCGCCAATCGTCACGCACACCGGCGGCCTTGCAGACTCTGTGGTGGATGCGGACTCGCCTCAGCCAGGAGGCACGGGTTTCGTGATGCAGGCCCCTACGCAAGAAATGTTTGATCATGCGGTACAGCGGGCATTGGCGGCATGGAAATCCCCCGTGGCCTGGGAGTCGCTTCAACGCGCCGGCATGCGGCAAACGTTCGGATGGGACGCATCCGCCATGGCCTATTCGGACCTCTATGGGGAGTTACTGGCGAACTGA
- a CDS encoding SDR family oxidoreductase, with the protein MSDVSKVAIVTGGGSGIGKAAALALLKDGWRVVLAGRREPLLHSVIAEAGAIGRALAVPTDVADPVAVQTLFDRAVEAFGRVDLLFNNAGVGAPAVPIDELPLDQWHKVVGTNLNGMFYCLQQAFRVMKAQQPPGGRIINNGSISAHAPRPHSIAYTATKHAVSGLTKTASLDGRKHDIAVGQIDVGNAGTELAQRMAQGVLQANGQIAAEPLMDVNIVGQSVLYMANLPLEANVMFHTVMATKMPFAGRG; encoded by the coding sequence ATGAGTGATGTATCTAAGGTTGCCATCGTGACCGGTGGCGGGTCCGGTATTGGCAAGGCTGCTGCGTTGGCACTGCTGAAAGACGGATGGCGTGTGGTCTTGGCCGGGCGTCGGGAGCCCCTGCTGCACAGCGTCATTGCTGAAGCAGGGGCCATAGGACGGGCTTTGGCCGTTCCTACGGACGTCGCGGACCCTGTGGCGGTTCAGACTTTGTTCGACCGTGCGGTCGAGGCTTTCGGGCGGGTGGATCTGCTGTTCAACAACGCCGGTGTTGGCGCCCCCGCTGTACCCATCGATGAGCTACCGCTGGACCAGTGGCACAAAGTGGTGGGCACCAACCTCAATGGCATGTTCTATTGCCTGCAGCAGGCCTTTAGGGTGATGAAGGCGCAACAGCCTCCTGGCGGACGCATCATCAACAACGGTTCCATTTCGGCGCATGCGCCGCGGCCCCATTCGATTGCTTACACGGCCACCAAGCATGCGGTTTCAGGGCTCACCAAGACCGCATCGCTCGACGGGCGCAAGCACGACATTGCGGTGGGTCAGATCGACGTGGGCAATGCAGGAACGGAGCTTGCTCAACGCATGGCACAGGGTGTTCTTCAGGCCAACGGCCAGATAGCTGCTGAGCCGTTGATGGATGTCAACATCGTGGGCCAATCCGTTCTCTACATGGCCAACCTGCCACTCGAAGCCAACGTCATGTTCCACACGGTGATGGCTACGAAAATGCCCTTCGCGGGCCGCGGATAG
- the rnr gene encoding ribonuclease R, producing MYIKKSTPGAPAARNEDEIEGSVQGHRDGHGFVQRDDGESDIYIPPNEMRAVLHKDRVRVRIVRQDRRGRPEGRVVEIVERPDQPIIGRLLQESGVWLVAPEDKRYGQDVLIPKGATGAAKPGQVVVVQLTEPPALFGQPVGRITEVLGEVDDPGMEIEIAVRKYGVPHEFSADALAQAKTLPDKVRAQDKRSRVDLTDVPLVTIDGEDARDFDDAVYCEPAKVGRAKGWRLLVAIADVSHYVETGSAIDIDAYDRATSVYFPRRVIPMLPEKLSNGLCSLNPEVERLCMVCDMLITAKGDVHAYQFYPAVMFSHARFTYTEVAAILANTRGPEATKRKPRVKDLLNLHDVYRALLAARHVRGAVDFETTETQIICDDNGRIEKIVPRTRNDAHRLIEEAMLAANVCSADFIAQGGQPGLFRVHEGPTPEKQEILRNYLKAMGVGMSIGDDPKPGDFQAIADATKDRPDAQQIHTMLLRSMQQAIYTPINSGHFGLAFEAYTHFTSPIRRYPDLLVHRVIKAILGKTKYRLPALPTPGEAHAKLAKRLAARVAAPTMQPRKEAPVSTRETQAWEAAGLHCSANERRADEASRDVEAWLKCKYMREHLGEEYSGVVSAATSFGIFVTLDAMYVEGLVHITELGGEYFKFDEARQELRGERTGIRYAIGSRVRVQVSRVDLDGRKIDFRLVREGEDLAQARPAKGKATGGMAGSESRAAHGTTTSNRKASGKSAVRAPSDERSSRKQSPKAAGKRAGPPAKGRKSRR from the coding sequence TTGTATATCAAAAAATCGACCCCCGGCGCACCTGCTGCGCGCAATGAAGACGAGATCGAAGGCAGTGTGCAGGGGCATCGCGACGGGCATGGATTCGTGCAGCGGGACGACGGTGAATCCGATATCTACATTCCCCCTAACGAGATGCGTGCCGTGCTTCACAAGGATCGCGTGCGGGTACGGATCGTTCGGCAAGACCGTCGGGGACGTCCGGAAGGGCGCGTGGTAGAAATTGTCGAGCGGCCCGACCAGCCGATCATTGGGCGCCTGCTTCAGGAAAGCGGCGTCTGGCTTGTCGCCCCCGAAGACAAGCGCTATGGCCAGGATGTTTTGATTCCCAAAGGAGCCACTGGCGCGGCGAAGCCGGGGCAGGTGGTCGTGGTTCAACTGACTGAACCTCCTGCCTTGTTTGGGCAGCCGGTGGGACGAATCACCGAAGTCCTCGGTGAGGTGGACGATCCAGGGATGGAGATCGAGATTGCGGTGCGCAAATACGGCGTGCCGCATGAATTCTCAGCCGATGCATTGGCGCAGGCCAAGACGCTTCCCGATAAGGTACGGGCCCAGGACAAACGCAGCCGGGTGGATCTGACGGATGTGCCGCTGGTGACCATCGACGGTGAAGACGCCCGCGATTTCGATGATGCCGTGTATTGCGAGCCGGCGAAGGTCGGGCGTGCCAAAGGTTGGCGCCTGCTCGTGGCCATTGCGGATGTGAGCCACTACGTGGAGACCGGCAGTGCGATCGATATCGACGCCTACGATCGTGCGACGAGCGTTTACTTCCCTCGACGCGTGATTCCCATGCTGCCCGAGAAACTGTCCAACGGCTTGTGCTCGCTGAATCCTGAAGTGGAACGTCTGTGCATGGTTTGCGACATGCTCATCACGGCCAAGGGCGATGTTCACGCGTACCAGTTTTACCCGGCAGTGATGTTCAGCCATGCCCGCTTCACTTACACCGAGGTAGCGGCCATCTTGGCCAATACCCGCGGTCCCGAGGCCACTAAACGCAAGCCGCGCGTGAAAGATCTGCTCAATCTGCACGACGTCTACAGGGCTTTGCTGGCTGCGCGACATGTGCGGGGTGCCGTGGACTTCGAAACGACCGAGACGCAGATCATTTGCGACGACAACGGCCGCATCGAGAAAATCGTGCCCCGCACCCGCAACGACGCGCATCGCCTTATCGAAGAGGCCATGCTGGCAGCCAATGTCTGCAGTGCCGATTTCATAGCGCAGGGTGGGCAACCTGGTCTGTTCCGGGTGCACGAAGGGCCAACGCCGGAAAAGCAGGAGATCCTGCGCAATTACCTCAAGGCGATGGGCGTGGGCATGTCGATTGGCGACGACCCGAAACCAGGTGACTTTCAGGCCATTGCAGACGCCACCAAGGATCGGCCTGATGCTCAGCAGATCCACACGATGCTGTTGCGATCGATGCAGCAGGCCATTTACACCCCGATCAACAGCGGCCACTTCGGGCTTGCTTTCGAGGCCTATACCCATTTCACCAGCCCCATTCGCCGTTATCCCGATCTGCTTGTTCACCGGGTGATCAAGGCGATCCTGGGTAAAACCAAATACCGGTTGCCGGCGTTGCCCACCCCTGGCGAAGCGCATGCCAAGCTGGCCAAACGGCTGGCAGCACGTGTGGCTGCGCCCACCATGCAGCCGCGCAAAGAAGCACCGGTCAGTACCCGGGAGACCCAGGCATGGGAAGCGGCAGGCCTGCACTGCAGCGCTAATGAACGCCGAGCCGATGAGGCCAGCCGGGATGTCGAGGCATGGCTCAAATGCAAATACATGCGCGAGCATCTGGGCGAGGAATACAGCGGAGTGGTCAGCGCTGCCACCAGCTTTGGCATCTTCGTGACGTTGGACGCGATGTATGTCGAAGGCCTTGTGCACATTACTGAGTTAGGTGGCGAGTACTTCAAGTTCGACGAGGCGCGTCAGGAACTTCGCGGCGAACGAACCGGCATTCGGTATGCGATCGGCTCCCGCGTGCGGGTACAGGTGAGCCGCGTAGATCTTGATGGCCGCAAGATCGATTTCCGCCTGGTTCGCGAAGGTGAAGATCTCGCTCAGGCTAGGCCAGCAAAAGGCAAGGCAACTGGAGGAATGGCTGGGTCTGAAAGCCGTGCTGCACACGGTACGACCACTTCAAACAGAAAAGCCTCGGGCAAGTCGGCTGTGCGGGCTCCATCCGATGAGCGCTCGTCGCGCAAACAGTCGCCCAAGGCAGCCGGAAAGCGTGCCGGGCCTCCGGCCAAAGGCCGTAAATCCCGCAGGTGA